The Pontiella desulfatans sequence GATGAAGCAGGTCACACTAACCCAAAAGTCTTTATTGGTATGATTGGCGATTCTGGATCGCACTGATTCTGCTTCGCCGATATAGATAGTGGGCTTTCCAGTATCTGGATCGGATCCCGATAAGATATAAACCCCGGGGCTATCTATTTCAGGTCGCGTTCTAAAACCATTAATATTCGCTCGCGGACATGCGATGGCTTTTCCATTCCAGTTGGATATTTCGGCAGTTCTTAAGCCATCTGGAGTACCTTCTGTTAAAAAAATTTTGATTGTCGCAGGTTGCATACAGCTCTCCAGGTTTTTTGGCGATAAGCTGACTGATACTTATTTCACCAGCCCGCTCGCCCGCTCCAGGCAGGCTTCGAGCATTTCGGCGGTGGTTTTTAATGTATTCCACTTCGATGAGGTGGGGAGGTTGAGGTTGGTCATGATCAGGCTCGCATACACTCTTCCTCGATCATCTGTTCGATTTCAGGGGGCCCCACAACGGTAAGTTCCTTTTCCTTATGTGGACGAATGGCCTTTTGACTTTCACCCACAATCGAAAGCAAGTTGACCAAGCATTCCCCGTGGAATGAAGATGCCGCTTTTTCCATTTTCTTGTCGCCTTTGCTCAGTTTTACCAAGCGCTGGAGCAACTGCTCGATTTGGAAGGCGTGCATTTTCACGCGGTCGACAATCTTCATTTTTTTCGGGGTGAACTGTACGGACAGATCCAAACCGAGGGCGTCGGAATAATCGAGCAGTTCACCAACCGTGATTTTGCGATCCTCCTTATATTCGAGCTTGGAGATACGGCTTTGGGAGCATCCGCACTTTTCCGCGGCCTGCTGCTGGTTCATGCCCTGCTTGGCGCGCATGACCGTTAGCAAGCGCGAAAGGCGCCGCGCGTTGATATAGTCGATCTGCTCTTGTTTCCGTTCCTCCGGCAGATCCATGGATTTGATCAAATCCGATACACTCTGGTATTTTTTGCTCATCGTTCCAGTTCCCGTTTGATACGCCGTATAGCATTTCTACAGGTCTTTAAATCCTGTTGTTGCGAGTCCTTGTCGCCGATCCGGAGTAGGTACAACGTCGAGTTTATCTCGACGGTGTAAATGTAAAGCCTGGTTGTTTTTAACTTCGTTCCGGTTCGTTCACGTTTTGCGCCCCGCGAATCCAGCGCTAGGATTCCATCTGGTTCCTTGCGCGAGAAACTCAGTTCTCTGACTGCTTGCACGTTGTTCGTTTCGTTCAGGACGGCGAGAGCGGTTTCGAGGTTGGCCATAACGGCTGCTGATTCGGCTCTATGCTTTCGGGCAAATTTCTTGAAGTTGTTGTCAAATCCTTCTGCTTTCGCCAGTCCCCACATGCAACACCCCCATTTATTCCATATTGGAATATTTATGCAACCCTATTTTTCCCGTACCTTGCCGGCGCCACCGCACTATTCAGGAAAGACGATGAAACTATAAATACTTTTGTAATCTGAGGCAAAGAAAAATCCGTTCGTCTGAACGGGCTCGCTACACAATATCAGAATAGACATATCCCACCTGCTCAATCGCCCGCTCCAAACTCGCTTCGAGCAATCCGGGCCTGGGTATTGCTCTTCGATGAGGAGGGGAGGGCCGTAAGGCGGCCGGAGTGCAATATGGGCATGGATTTTTTTTTAAGGAAGCGCAGGGCCCCGCGCCGCCTACG is a genomic window containing:
- a CDS encoding helix-turn-helix domain-containing protein; the encoded protein is MSKKYQSVSDLIKSMDLPEERKQEQIDYINARRLSRLLTVMRAKQGMNQQQAAEKCGCSQSRISKLEYKEDRKITVGELLDYSDALGLDLSVQFTPKKMKIVDRVKMHAFQIEQLLQRLVKLSKGDKKMEKAASSFHGECLVNLLSIVGESQKAIRPHKEKELTVVGPPEIEQMIEEECMRA